ATCTCCTTGGCCAGCACCTGGAAGGTGGTGCTGGTGGTGCGCCCGCAGCCGGGGCAGGCGGTGACGCTGGGCACGAACACGCGAAGGCCCAGGGCCTGCAGGATTTCGTTGGCGATCACCACCTCCTGCGTGCGCGATTCGCCCGGCTGGGGCGTCAGCGAAACGCGGATGGTGTCGCCGATGCCTTCCTGCAGCAGGATCGACAAGGCGGTCGCCGAGGCCACCGTGCCCTTGGTGCCCATGCCAGCCTCGGTCAGGCCCAGGTGCAGCGCGTATTCGCAGCGCCTGGCCAGCTCCCGATAGACCGAGATCAGGTCCTGCACGCCGCTCACCTTGCAGCTGAGGATGATCTGGCGGCCGTCCATGCCCATCGATTCGGCGAGCTGCGCCGAACCGATGGCCGAGCTGACCAGCGCCTCGTACATCACCTGCCTGGCATCCCAAGGCTCGGCGCGGCGGCTGTTGACGTCCATCAGTTCGGCCAGGAGCTCCTGGTCGAGGCTGCCCCAATTGACGCCGATGCGCACTGGCTTGTTCCAGCGCATGGCGGCATCGATCATCTGGCCGAACTGGCGGTCGCGCTTGTCGCCCTTGCCGACGTTGCCGGGGTTGATGCGGTATTTGCTGAGTGCCTCCGCACAGGCCGGGAAGTCGGTCAGCAAGCGGTGGCCGTTGTAGTGGAAGTCGCCGATCAGCGGCACGTCGACGCCCATGCGGTCGAGCTGCTCGCGAATGTAGGGCACCTGCGCCGCGGCCTCGGGCGTGTTGACGGTGATGCGCACCATCTCCGAGCCGGCCTGCGCCAGTTCCTTGACCTGGATCGCGGTGCCGATTGCGTCCACGGTATCGGTGTTGGTCATCGACTGCACCCGCACCGGCGCGTCGCCGCCCACGGTGACGGTGCGCGGGCCCCACACCACGCTGGCCTGGCGCGAACGGCGCGGGCGCGGCGCGGCCGACTCGATGGGCAGGCAGGTTTGCGCAGTTACATCGTTCATGGCTTCACCTCGAAACGAGCCACCCCGCCGCCGCGCGTCACCGGCTTCAGGTCGAAAGCCTTGCCGCGCACCTGCACGTCCACGGCCGAGGCGCGGCCTACGACCACCGACAGGGGCAAGGTGCCGTTGAGCCCGACAGTTTCACCCGCCTGCACCGTGCGCCGCAGCAGGGACTTGCCGCCGCCGTCGTTCACCGTAACCCAGGAGTCCTCTCGCGCGACGAAGACGATCAGCTCTGTCGCACTGGCCGCCGATGCCGCCGGGGCCTGGACCGCCGGGGCTGCCGCGCTGGCCGGCACCCCGGCGGGGGCCGTGGCAGCGGCCAGCGGCGCGGGCTGAACCGACTCGACAACGGTGCCGCCAGCCTGCGGCCCTGCAGGCGCTTGGGCCGCGGGCGCGGACGGCTCGTTGCTGTCGGCCCGGCCACTGATCTGCGAGATCGCCTCGCCGACGCGGTCGAAAATCGATTGCGGCAGCCAGAACAGCACTGCCGCGCCGACCAGCAGCAGCCCGACGACCGTCAGCAGCGGGCGCGACGGCAGGCCGCTCGAGCTGCTGCCGGCGCGCACCTGTGACGGCAGGGCCTTGCTCATGGTGCGATCGGCTTCTGCCAGGCCCGCTGGCTGCGCGCCGGGCAGTTTGGCCAGCACTGGCGCGGGGTCGATGCGCAGGGCGCGGCAGACGCTGGCAGCGAGCGCACGCGCGAACACCGGATCGGGCAAGGCCTCGATGTCGTCGGACTCCAGCGCGGCCAGCTTCTGCGGCGTTACCTTTAGCGCGGCGGCCACCATGTCGAGGTGCAGGCCATGCGCCTCGCGCGCCTGGCGCAGCATGTCGCCGGCCGACATGTGCGTGTTGTCGCCTGTCATCAGGGGTACCGCAGCCGAGGCCCCGAATTCGCTCGCCTTCTCAATCATTGAAGTTTCCGCGCTCATAGGCCACGGCCTCGCGCGATTGGGGGAAGCGCCGCTGCAGCTGTCCGGCAAGCTGAGTGACTGCGTCGCGATTGTTGAGTCGGCGCTCGATCTTGATGCCCAGCCACAGCGTCTCGGCGCTGGCCGCGGGACCGTTGTTGATGCGGCGGATGTAGAACTGCGCGCGTGACCAGTCCTCGCGCTGCGCCAGCAGCGAAGCCAGGTTGTAGCCGATCACCGGGTTGCCGGCATCGAGCTCGTAGGCCTGCGTCAGGCTGCGTTCGGCCTCGGGGCGCTGGCCGGCGCGCAGCTGGCACACGCCCTGCGTCATCAGCGTCTTGGCGCGATCGCCGTAGTTGGAGATGGCCAGGGCCGCCGCGAACTGCTGCTGTGCGTCGGCGAAGCGGTTCTGCTGGCACAGCAGCCAGCCATAGTTGTGCAGCGTGTTGGGATCCCGCGGGTTCAGCGCGATCGCGCGCCTAAAGCTGTCCTCGGCCAGGCCGGCGTCGTCCAGGCGCATATAGACCAGGCCCCGCAGGTTGTAGGCGTCGGCAAAGTTGGGATCGGCGGCCAGCGCCTGCTTGATCTCGTCCAGAGCCACCGTGGGCTGCCCGTGCTCGAAGTAGCCGATGGCCAGTTCGAGGCGCAGGCGGGCGCGCTTGCGGGCGTTGCCCTCGTCCGAGTCGGTGACGATGCCGCCCGCATTGCCCGCCGTGCTGGGCACGCCGGCGTCCTTGGTGGCGCACCCGGCGAGCAGGAACGCCGCCGCAAGGCCGATGAGCACTTGCATCATCCGCTGCCGCGCGGTCGAAGGGGCCTTGATCATTGCTTCATTGCTCCTGGGCGGTGGAAGGGGCGGGCTTCTTGCGCGCCGGGTGCAGCACCACGGTGCGCCGCTGCGCCATGCGCTCGGCGGCGTTGGTGCGGTCCTTCACGTCGCCGGCCAGCTGGCCGCAGGCCGCGTCGATGTCGTCGCCGCGGGTCTTGCGCACCGTGGTCACGATGCCGGCTTCGCTCAAAAGCCTGGCGAAGGCGAGCACGCGCGGCTGCGGCGAGCGCAGCAGGCCGGAGGCTGGGAAGGGGTTGAAAGGGATCAGGTTGAACTTGCAGGAGATGCCCTGCGAACGCACCAGTTCGACCAGTTGGCGCGCATGCTCGGGCTGGTCGTTAACGCCGTCGAGCATGCAGTACTCGAAGGTGATGAAGTCGCGCGGCGCATGCGCGAGGTAGCGCTGGCACGCCTCCAGCAGCTCGACCAGCGGGTATTTGCGGTTGAGCGGCACCAGGTCGTCGCGCAGCGCATCATTGGGCGCGTGCAGCGACACCGCCAGCGCCACCGGGCAATCGGCGCCGAGCCGGTCGATCATGGGCACCACGCCGGAGGTCGACACCGTCACCCGACGGCGCGAAAGGCCGTAGGCGTTGTCGTCGAGCATGGTGCGCAAGGCCGGCACCAGGGCCGCGTAGTTCTGCAGCGGCTCGCCCATACCCATCATCACGACGTTGGAGATGACGCGCTCGTCCTTGTCGCGGCCGCGTTTCAGGTGCTTGCGCAGGAAGTGCTCGGCAAACCACAGCTGGGCCACGATCTCGCCGGTGCTCAGGTTGCGGCTGAAGCCCTGGTGGCCAGTGGAGCAGAAGCGGCAGCCCACCGCGCAGCCGGCCTGGGACGAAACGCATAGCGTGCCGCGATCGTCCTCGGGGATGAAGACGGCCTCGACGGCGTTGCCGTCTCCGACATCGAACAGCCACTTGATGGTGCCGTCGGCCGATTCCTGCTGTGTGATGACCGGCAGGGCCTCCACGTGCGCGCTGCCCGCGAGCTTCTCGCGCAGCGACTTGGCGAGGTCGGTCATCTGCGCGAAGTCGCTCGCGCCGCGCTGGTGGATCCAGCGGAACAGCTGGGTGGCGCGGAAGCGCTTCTCGCCGAGCCTTTCGCAGAACGCGGCCAGCCCCTCGAGATCGAAGTCGAGCAGGTTGGCCGTGGTCATTGCGCGGGGGACGGCTCCGCCTCAGCGGGCCTTGAGCTCGGGGAAGAAGAAGGCGATCTCGACCTTCGCGGTTTCGGCGGCGTCCGAGCCGTGGACGGCGTTGGCATCGATGCTGTCCGCAAAGTCGGCGCGGATGGTGCCGGGCGCAGCCTTCTTCGGATCGGTGGCGCCCATCAGGTCGCGGTTCTTGGAGATGGCGTCCTCGCCCTCGAGTGCCTGGACGAACACGGGACCGGAGATCATGAAGCTGACCAGATCCTTGAAGAAGGGGCGCTCCTTGTGCACGGCGTAGAACTGCTCGGCGTCGGCCTGCGACAGTTGCACCAGCTTGGCGGCCACGATCTTGAGGCCGGCGGCCTCGAAGCGGGAGACGATCTTGCCGATGACGTTCTTCGCCACGGCGTCGGGCTTGATGATGGAGAGGGTGCGTTCGATGGCCATTGAAGTGCTTTCCTGAGTGCTTGGATTTCGATGAGTTCCGTCAAGCCGCAGCGACAGGCTGCGCTCCCTTGACAAAGCCTCTGATTTTAACCGGCACGGCAATCACCGCCCGTGACGGGCGGATGAATGAACTCCGGCCGAACGCGCGATTCAGCGGCCGCGGCGCCGTCCGCCGCCCTGGCCGCCCGGCCCGCCGAAATTGCCGCCCGAGGGTCCTCCACCGCCGCCGCGGCGCGGACCGGCGCGCTGCTCCTTGCGCTGGCGCGAGAAGCTGTCGGCACCGATGTAGCCCAGCGAGGTCTTCATCGGATCGGGCTGGCTGCTGCCGCCACCGCCGCCCGGTGCCCGGTCGTCACGCTTGCCGCCCTGGCGGTTGCGGCGCGCCTGTCCTCCTTGCCCTTGCGGCGGGCCCCCGTTGCCGCCACGGCCGCGGGCGTTGGGGCCGCTGGTCAGCGGATTCGGGATCGGCGGCTCGCGGCCCTCGGCCTGCGCACCGCCACCACCGCCGTTCCGGTTGCCGCGACGCTTGCGATTGCGATTGTTGCGTCCACTGCCTTCCTGGCCGCCGCCTTTCGAGCCGGCGGGGCCCCGGGCGGGCCGCTCTGCCCCCGCGGCCTGGAACAGCGCGCGGATGTCGCGCTCGTCCAGTTCCATCCAGGCGCCGCGCTTCAGCCCGCGCGGCAACACCATGGCGCCGTAGCGGATGCGGATCAGGCGGCTGACTGCGTGCCCCACCGATTCGAAGAGGCGGCGCACCTCGCGGTTGCGGCCCTCGGAGATGGTGACGCGGTACCAGCAGTTCGAGCCTTCGCCACCGCCGTCCTCGATGGTGCCGAAATGCGCCATGCCGTCGTCGAGGCGCACGCCTTCGAGCAGGCGCTGCTTCTCGTCGTTGCTCAGCGCGCCCAGCACCCGGACCGCGTACTCGCGCTCCAGGCCGAAGCGCGGATGCATCAGTTGGTTGGCCAGCTCGCCGGAGCTGGTGAAGAGCAGCAAGCCCTCGGTGTTGAGATCGAGGCGCCCGACCGACTGCCACTTGCCTTGCGGCAGGCGCGGCAGCTTGCGAAACACGGTGGGGCGGTTCTGCGGATCGTCGTGCGTGACGACCTCGCCGACGGGCTTGTGATAGGCGATCACGCGCGCCGGAGGCGGCGCGATACGGTAGCGGATCGGTTTGCCGTTGAGCTTGACCTGGTCGCCGAACTGGATGCGCTGGCCAATGTGGGCCGGCTCGTTGTTGACCGAGATGCGCCCCTGGAGGATGAGCTGTTCCATCTCGAGCCGCGAGCCCAGGCCAGCCTGCGCCAGCACCTTGTGCAGCTTCGGCGAGTCGGCCTCGGGCAGCAGCACACGCTTGAGCGGAGGCACCTCGGGGCTGTCCTCGTCGGCGTCGAACTGCCCCGAGACTACGTCGACGAAGCGGATCGGCTCGGGCGGCGGCGCGTTGCGCTGCTCGCGCTCCGCGGCGCGGCGGGCGCGATCCAGGTCGTCTTCCTCCTCGTCCGGCTCCTCGTCCTCTTCTTCCTCTTCATTGTCCTCATCCCGGGGCGGGTCCGCCATCGGCGCCTGGGGTTCGGCCGCGGGAGATTCCTCGACCGGTGTGTCCTGCGTGTCCTGCGTGTCCTGCCTGGCCTGCGCGTCCAGCGCGACCGGCACGCCCGGCGTCTCCGCAGCCTCGGTCTCCGCGTCCGGGGCC
Above is a window of Variovorax sp. RA8 DNA encoding:
- the ispG gene encoding flavodoxin-dependent (E)-4-hydroxy-3-methylbut-2-enyl-diphosphate synthase; amino-acid sequence: MNDVTAQTCLPIESAAPRPRRSRQASVVWGPRTVTVGGDAPVRVQSMTNTDTVDAIGTAIQVKELAQAGSEMVRITVNTPEAAAQVPYIREQLDRMGVDVPLIGDFHYNGHRLLTDFPACAEALSKYRINPGNVGKGDKRDRQFGQMIDAAMRWNKPVRIGVNWGSLDQELLAELMDVNSRRAEPWDARQVMYEALVSSAIGSAQLAESMGMDGRQIILSCKVSGVQDLISVYRELARRCEYALHLGLTEAGMGTKGTVASATALSILLQEGIGDTIRVSLTPQPGESRTQEVVIANEILQALGLRVFVPSVTACPGCGRTTSTTFQVLAKEIDDYLRMQMPLWRTKYPGVETMKVAVMGCIVNGPGESKHADIGISLPGTGEAPAAPVFIDGEKALTLRGENIAAEFHQLVENYVEKRFGGATAQPA
- a CDS encoding helix-turn-helix domain-containing protein is translated as MIEKASEFGASAAVPLMTGDNTHMSAGDMLRQAREAHGLHLDMVAAALKVTPQKLAALESDDIEALPDPVFARALAASVCRALRIDPAPVLAKLPGAQPAGLAEADRTMSKALPSQVRAGSSSSGLPSRPLLTVVGLLLVGAAVLFWLPQSIFDRVGEAISQISGRADSNEPSAPAAQAPAGPQAGGTVVESVQPAPLAAATAPAGVPASAAAPAVQAPAASAASATELIVFVAREDSWVTVNDGGGKSLLRRTVQAGETVGLNGTLPLSVVVGRASAVDVQVRGKAFDLKPVTRGGGVARFEVKP
- the pilW gene encoding type IV pilus biogenesis/stability protein PilW — its product is MIKAPSTARQRMMQVLIGLAAAFLLAGCATKDAGVPSTAGNAGGIVTDSDEGNARKRARLRLELAIGYFEHGQPTVALDEIKQALAADPNFADAYNLRGLVYMRLDDAGLAEDSFRRAIALNPRDPNTLHNYGWLLCQQNRFADAQQQFAAALAISNYGDRAKTLMTQGVCQLRAGQRPEAERSLTQAYELDAGNPVIGYNLASLLAQREDWSRAQFYIRRINNGPAASAETLWLGIKIERRLNNRDAVTQLAGQLQRRFPQSREAVAYERGNFND
- the rlmN gene encoding 23S rRNA (adenine(2503)-C(2))-methyltransferase RlmN, which codes for MTTANLLDFDLEGLAAFCERLGEKRFRATQLFRWIHQRGASDFAQMTDLAKSLREKLAGSAHVEALPVITQQESADGTIKWLFDVGDGNAVEAVFIPEDDRGTLCVSSQAGCAVGCRFCSTGHQGFSRNLSTGEIVAQLWFAEHFLRKHLKRGRDKDERVISNVVMMGMGEPLQNYAALVPALRTMLDDNAYGLSRRRVTVSTSGVVPMIDRLGADCPVALAVSLHAPNDALRDDLVPLNRKYPLVELLEACQRYLAHAPRDFITFEYCMLDGVNDQPEHARQLVELVRSQGISCKFNLIPFNPFPASGLLRSPQPRVLAFARLLSEAGIVTTVRKTRGDDIDAACGQLAGDVKDRTNAAERMAQRRTVVLHPARKKPAPSTAQEQ
- the ndk gene encoding nucleoside-diphosphate kinase; amino-acid sequence: MAIERTLSIIKPDAVAKNVIGKIVSRFEAAGLKIVAAKLVQLSQADAEQFYAVHKERPFFKDLVSFMISGPVFVQALEGEDAISKNRDLMGATDPKKAAPGTIRADFADSIDANAVHGSDAAETAKVEIAFFFPELKAR
- a CDS encoding pseudouridine synthase; translation: MSPSDPEDAAMLPPGPMSEEQLAASPAQPAENSTEPAGEAAAEAPRKRRPRRRKPAEQAPDAETEAAETPGVPVALDAQARQDTQDTQDTPVEESPAAEPQAPMADPPRDEDNEEEEEDEEPDEEEDDLDRARRAAEREQRNAPPPEPIRFVDVVSGQFDADEDSPEVPPLKRVLLPEADSPKLHKVLAQAGLGSRLEMEQLILQGRISVNNEPAHIGQRIQFGDQVKLNGKPIRYRIAPPPARVIAYHKPVGEVVTHDDPQNRPTVFRKLPRLPQGKWQSVGRLDLNTEGLLLFTSSGELANQLMHPRFGLEREYAVRVLGALSNDEKQRLLEGVRLDDGMAHFGTIEDGGGEGSNCWYRVTISEGRNREVRRLFESVGHAVSRLIRIRYGAMVLPRGLKRGAWMELDERDIRALFQAAGAERPARGPAGSKGGGQEGSGRNNRNRKRRGNRNGGGGGAQAEGREPPIPNPLTSGPNARGRGGNGGPPQGQGGQARRNRQGGKRDDRAPGGGGGSSQPDPMKTSLGYIGADSFSRQRKEQRAGPRRGGGGGPSGGNFGGPGGQGGGRRRGR